From Rubrobacter calidifluminis, one genomic window encodes:
- a CDS encoding asparaginase yields the protein MREDVPLATVTRGPLVESVHRGRFVFCDPSGEVLEAVGDPEVPVYPRSSAKPFQALPLLVSGAADRFGLGEEEIAVVCSSHSGEEAHVEAVRSVLRKAGLGEEDLGNGAHPPLYGPAAGALARSGEKPRPVHGNCSGKHAGMLALCVHRGWDVAGYKELEHSVQRGVRAVLARVCGVPEGDLSPARDNCGVQTFALPLRALATGFARLATGEGLCGGIAEAARQVREAMMHNPYLVAGTGRFDTDLMRGAPLVAKSGAEGVFACGSPEVGWGFALKVSDGANRAVGPAAAAALARRGVGVPPGLLSAPVHDLHGGVVGEVRPAFGDRGSDFGRSGAW from the coding sequence ATGCGGGAGGACGTCCCGCTCGCGACCGTGACCCGAGGGCCTCTCGTCGAGAGCGTCCACCGCGGCAGGTTCGTCTTCTGCGATCCCTCGGGGGAGGTTCTCGAGGCGGTGGGGGATCCGGAAGTCCCCGTCTACCCCCGCTCCTCGGCCAAGCCCTTCCAGGCCCTGCCCCTCCTCGTCTCCGGCGCGGCAGACCGCTTCGGGCTCGGGGAGGAGGAGATCGCCGTCGTCTGCTCCTCGCACAGCGGGGAGGAGGCGCACGTGGAGGCCGTCCGTTCGGTCCTGCGCAAGGCCGGTCTCGGGGAGGAAGACCTCGGCAACGGGGCGCATCCTCCGCTCTACGGGCCCGCCGCCGGGGCGCTCGCCCGGAGCGGGGAGAAGCCGCGCCCCGTGCACGGCAACTGCTCGGGCAAGCACGCCGGGATGCTCGCGCTCTGCGTGCACCGAGGGTGGGATGTCGCAGGCTACAAGGAGCTCGAACACTCGGTGCAGCGCGGGGTGAGGGCCGTGCTCGCGCGGGTCTGCGGGGTCCCGGAGGGGGATCTTTCGCCCGCCCGCGACAACTGCGGGGTGCAGACCTTCGCGCTCCCTCTGCGGGCGCTCGCCACCGGCTTCGCCCGTCTCGCCACCGGCGAGGGACTCTGCGGCGGGATTGCGGAGGCGGCGCGGCAGGTCCGGGAGGCGATGATGCACAATCCCTACCTCGTCGCCGGGACCGGGCGCTTCGACACCGACCTCATGCGGGGGGCTCCGCTCGTCGCCAAGAGCGGGGCCGAGGGCGTCTTCGCCTGCGGGAGCCCCGAGGTAGGTTGGGGCTTCGCTCTGAAGGTCTCCGACGGTGCGAACAGGGCCGTGGGGCCGGCTGCCGCGGCGGCGCTCGCCCGTCGCGGGGTGGGGGTGCCGCCCGGCCTGCTCTCCGCGCCGGTGCACGACCTGCACGGCGGGGTGGTGGGGGAGGTGCGGCCCGCC